The proteins below come from a single Argentina anserina chromosome 1, drPotAnse1.1, whole genome shotgun sequence genomic window:
- the LOC126797573 gene encoding uncharacterized protein LOC126797573, giving the protein MACLHTMYNSEHKGQYCNGGSSGGGAPMSPRISFSNDFADAQHVIKYERSSREAPVSSDFEFSVSNYSMMSADELFSKGRLLPYKGSNKCQVQRGATTTLRDELLVEDREDDLSSPKPPKGSSTRWKGLLGRKRTAHIGSKRAEKASEGSSKEERRSGLVHESSSQEVLNEGGSSWRGFEIGI; this is encoded by the exons ATGGCCTGTTTACACACAATGTACAACTCAGAGCACAAGGGTCAGTACTGCAATGGTGGCagtagtggtggtggtgctcCAATGAGCCCTAGGATTTCATTCTCTAATGATTTTGCTGATGCACAACATGTGATCAAGTATGAGAGGAGCTCAAGGGAGGCACCAGTGTCTTCAGACTTTGAGTTCTCAGTGAGCAACTACTCCATGATGAGCGCTGATGAGCTTTTCTCCAAGGGGAGGTTGCTGCCTTACAAGGGCAGCAACAAGTGCCAGGTGCAGAGGGGTGCTACTACCACTCTTAGAGATGAGCTTCTTGTGGAGGATCGGGAGGACGACTTGTCGTCTCCTAAGCCGCCCAAGGGGTCTTCCACGAGGTGGAAGGGGCTTCTGGGCCGGAAGAGGACTGCCCACATTGGTTCCAAGAGAGCAGAGAAAGCTAGTGAAGGGTCTTCTAAAGAAGAAAGGAGGTCTGGTCTTGTGCATGAGAGTTCATCACAG GAGGTGTTGAATGAAGGAGGGTCAAGTTGgagggggtttgagattggaATATAA
- the LOC126801015 gene encoding glycine-rich protein 2-like produces the protein MKWFNDQKGFGFITPENDGDDLFVHQSSIRTEGFHTLGDGESVEFQIETDNDGRTKAVNVTGPEEGPVQGRGSGGGRGGRRDGRGGEIKGLERRSREGAPGHDADRNTSASSGLRAASSGVCDVGQALQKRRRRKEVASEAEAALEAEAASEDSGRSGRDRLIASEKKKETKSFRIFALIPS, from the coding sequence ATGAAGTGGTTCAATGACCAGAAAGGGTTCGGCTTCATCACCCCGGAGAACGACGGCGATGATCTCTTCGTCCACCAGTCCTCGATCCGAACCGAAGGCTTCCACACTCTCGGCGACGGCGAGTCCGTCGAGTTCCAGATCGAGACCGACAACGATGGCCGCACCAAGGCCGTCAACGTGACCGGCCCCGAGGAAGGTCCCGTCCAGGGACGCGGATCCGGCGGAGGCCGTGGCGGTAGGAGAGACGGTCGTGGAGGAGAAATTAAAGGGTTGGAGCGTCGGAGCCGTGAGGGAGCACCAGGACACGACGCCGATCGGAACACCAGCGCATCATCGGGACTGCGTGCGGCGTCGAGTGGGGTTTGTGATGTCGGACAAGCGCTTCAGAAACGTCGTCGGAGGAAGGAGGTGGCGTCGGAGGCAGAGGCAGCATTGGAGGCAGAGGCGGCGTCAGAGGACAGCGGGAGATCGGGCCGGGACCGACTGATTgcatcggaaaaaaaaaaagagacaaAGTCCTTTCGGATCTTTGCGCTGATACCAAGTTAA
- the LOC126795325 gene encoding calmodulin-like protein 30 has protein sequence MSRFSFLGFQYGSFTLRKSDNKPTPRLRTNVSNERQRSSVSTKSSSQPKMEEMRWVFDKFDTNKDGKISREEYKSALKTLDKEMTEAEIAKTFKALDSDGDGSIDWKEFVEMFNMGADDAKKADIEGAFRMFDLDGNGKISAEELSLVLKKLGENCSLGACKKMVKGVDMDGDGLIDINEFTKMMGGFKNPST, from the coding sequence atgtCTCGTTTCAGCTTTCTAGGGTTTCAGTATGGCTCTTTCACTCTGAGAAAATCTGATAATAAACCAACACCCCGATTGCGTACTAATGTCTCCAACGAGAGGCAGAGGTCTAGCGTGTCAACCAAATCTTCATCCCAGCCAAAAATGGAAGAGATGAGATGGGTGTTTGATAAATTTGACACCAACAAAGATGGGAAGATAAGCCGGGAGGAGTACAAGTCGGCGTTGAAGACCCTCGACAAAGAAATGACAGAAGCTGAGATTGCCAAGACATTCAAGGCCCTTGATTCTGACGGAGACGGGTCCATAGACTGGAAGGAGTTTGTGGAGATGTTCAACATGGGAGCTGACGATGCAAAAaaagccgacatcgaaggagcTTTTCGGATGTTTGATTTGGATGGAAATGGGAAGATAAGCGCAGAGGAGTTGTCTCTTGTTCTCAAGAAGCTGGGAGAGAATTGCAGCCTTGGGGCTTGTAAGAAAATGGTGAAAGGAGTGGATATGGATGGTGATGGTTTGATAGATATAAATGAATTTACCAAAATGATGGGAGGCTTCAAGAACCCGAGTACTTGA